One candidate division KSB1 bacterium genomic region harbors:
- a CDS encoding MBL fold metallo-hydrolase: MFEVDQNGLRMSESQLYLDAMKRVELSFVSHAHSDHARRHAQVLATPATLSLMRLRHRKLSGWPVDYHQPQRMGDFSIELLPSGHVLGSAQIAIERAGTRLIYTGDFKPGKNQTAVTLEVRHADILIMESTFGAPQYVFPKEWEIIERLARFIERSFQNGIVPIVMGYALGKSQEALKILGDLNYQISIHPSIQPIVEIYEEYGIHFKNYQVYHGEDLRERVLLLPPHLSNSHLVKNIWRTRKLILTGWAVDPEAKYRYGADEALALSDHADFNQLLEFVHQVRPEKVFITHGFDSFVHHLRREGFNAELLRPTPQLSLF; this comes from the coding sequence ATGTTTGAAGTAGATCAAAACGGCCTCCGGATGAGCGAGTCCCAGCTCTATTTGGATGCCATGAAACGAGTGGAGCTATCGTTTGTCTCGCATGCGCACAGCGACCATGCCAGGCGACATGCTCAGGTTTTAGCCACGCCCGCGACCCTCAGCCTAATGCGCTTGCGGCATCGCAAGTTATCGGGCTGGCCAGTGGACTATCATCAACCGCAGCGTATGGGTGATTTTTCGATAGAGCTACTTCCTTCGGGGCACGTGTTGGGCTCGGCTCAAATTGCGATCGAACGGGCTGGAACGCGGCTGATTTATACTGGAGATTTCAAGCCGGGCAAAAATCAAACCGCGGTGACGCTAGAGGTGCGGCATGCCGATATCCTGATCATGGAAAGCACTTTTGGGGCGCCACAGTATGTGTTCCCGAAAGAATGGGAGATCATCGAGCGGCTGGCCCGCTTCATCGAAAGGTCTTTTCAGAACGGGATCGTGCCGATCGTCATGGGCTATGCGCTGGGCAAATCGCAAGAGGCGCTGAAAATTTTGGGGGACCTAAATTATCAGATCAGCATTCACCCTTCGATCCAGCCAATTGTGGAGATTTATGAGGAATATGGGATCCATTTCAAAAATTATCAAGTCTATCATGGCGAGGACCTGCGCGAGCGAGTTTTGTTATTACCACCGCATCTGTCGAATAGTCATCTGGTGAAAAATATCTGGCGCACGCGCAAGCTCATCCTCACTGGCTGGGCTGTTGATCCAGAGGCAAAATACCGCTACGGTGCGGACGAGGCCTTAGCGCTGAGCGACCATGCCGATTTCAACCAATTGCTGGAATTTGTCCATCAGGTGAGGCCGGAGAAGGTGTTCATCACTCATGGTTTCGATAGCTTTGTCCATCATTTGAGGCGAGAGGGGTTCAATGCCGAGTTGCTGCGGCCGACACCACAGCTTTCGTTATTTTGA
- a CDS encoding NTPase — translation MNLLITGQPGVGKTTLIQRVVAEVGRSCQGFYTQEIRSRSGGRVGFEIVTLDGRRALLAHVDRRTPQRVGRYFVQLENIDHVIVPCLEAAIASAELIVIDEIGKMELFSVQFQQVVLRALEAPQPVLGSITLADLPFVRRVKSRADVQLIALRPDNRELVYQEILKRLMNN, via the coding sequence ATGAACCTATTGATCACTGGTCAACCTGGTGTTGGCAAAACCACTCTGATTCAAAGGGTCGTGGCAGAGGTGGGGCGTTCTTGTCAGGGATTTTATACTCAAGAAATTCGCAGCCGATCGGGTGGCAGAGTCGGCTTCGAGATCGTGACGCTGGACGGGCGAAGAGCGCTATTGGCCCATGTGGATCGCAGAACGCCCCAGCGCGTGGGCCGATACTTCGTTCAGTTGGAAAATATCGATCATGTCATCGTTCCGTGTTTGGAGGCAGCCATCGCCAGCGCTGAGTTGATCGTCATCGATGAGATCGGCAAGATGGAGCTGTTTTCGGTACAATTTCAGCAGGTGGTGCTGCGGGCGCTGGAGGCACCGCAACCAGTGCTGGGCAGCATTACACTGGCTGATTTACCGTTTGTCCGGCGTGTCAAATCCCGAGCCGATGTCCAATTGATCGCGTTGCGGCCAGATAATCGTGAACTGGTCTATCAGGAGATTCTGAAGCGCTTGATGAACAATTGA